Genomic segment of Nothobranchius furzeri strain GRZ-AD chromosome 12, NfurGRZ-RIMD1, whole genome shotgun sequence:
acggtgatttatagctcggtcacgtccttgttaaccacaaggaaaaccagcatgttaacatatacggtttgagagaggatctgagaggggtggcaacatttccagcaacactgaaaaccctctcagatggagcgctcgttgcactaacgcacacgtacttgcgtgcgactctggcgagcaaagggaatctctcccagttgttgctccaccgtgtcaggggggtttctttagggtggatgcattcctcctgcaggtagcgagtgagctccagctcggctcaaactctcttcaggacggttgcagaagcagtgcttgtccgggacttcagcaggtctccgagcgtttattattattgttttgccgctggtggcagctctgtctcggccaaggactctggctgcacagcagctgacgtactgaaaaccaaagtgctcccaaaggagcgaagtaacgtttcgttttgataccagtgcagccatccttctcaacatgcatcattgagttgaaccaagttcagtaatcgcggtggcccatgatgcagcgcggtgggcttcttcatattgcgatatttcatttttgcggttaccgtgacagccctacctctgaagttgcaaatgtggtattctggccacagggggtgattggcctttcattaacccggagaaagggtcattttagcacatactggctaaagaaaatgatttaaaattatgaaaaagttgcaaagtaaccTTTTAATTAGAAGACATCACAGAAACAAGACAAGCTTTTCATGTGCATGCTAGTGATGATCATAGGTGGAGCCGTATGAGCATCACAACAGAACTTAGTCAGCTGtttcacaggtgtgtgtgtgtgtgtgtgttctgtaatAAATTAGTATGCAGCAGCAGAGCAGAGAATAGCTGCTATCCTGCTTCTACCTTCTTTTGCAGCAAAAGCCTGACTGTCAGCGATAACATTCTTCAGCTCTGGATTATACCGAGTTCCTTCTGGGAAGATGACGAGGTACATCTGCGTAGAAGACAAAAGAAAAACAGTTGAAGTGAAACCACAGGGGTTGGATCTTCCTACGGGGAAAAGTTCTCCATTTACTAAATTTGTTGGAAAAGAAACTGTCCTGAACTGAAAACGTGTTTAAAACGGATTTACATGACATCTTTTATACTTACGGGCGCTCCACATCGAGCCTGATAGAGGAGCTTCCTCCTCATAGCTTTCTCATTAAATTTTGCGCTTCTCTTCACAAAAACGCCCCCATGCtacaagagagagagaagaaaaaacaATAAATGATAACAGCTAGTGGTGACTTggacacatttttttttatttgaaagttTTATTACCTGGGAGAAATACCATCCATACATCGGGAGCCACTTGAGTCCATCTTTAAGAACATATCTGACGTGACCAAGAGCGCTCTGTCTGATGGCAAGCATGTCAGCGATGATCCAGTCAGCTACACGGAGAGCAAAAGTTTGACTAAATTAAACGTCAGACTTTGTGTTGCTTTGTTTTAAAGGCAACAAGCTTTAAAAAAAGTAATACTTGTACACTGATGATTCGACAGGTAGATAACGTTTTCTTTTGTCTTTGGTATATCTCCGTATACGACAATCTGCAGAGAAACAGCAGGTGGAAATATTATACACCACTTACAGGGGATAGATCAGTATTAAACACTTATTTATATCAGCCGATATACCCCTTTAGgacagccgatttaaagtcaggcacatctgcGGACAGCCCAGTGCTGCTGCTGAATATGCTTCAATGTACGTTTACTTTTCTGAAAAACAACtgcttaataaatgctctaaaacTTTGTCAGCTtacatttctttttatttaccaaTTTTAAATTCAATGCTTGCTCAGTttgttgatttgtttgattaactttagttAAATGTTGGGTTTTAATGCACACATTTCAAGAGTCggttggttaaattcagtgttcaaaaaACAACTAGGTTCAGAAAAGTTGTGCAACAACTTTGACCAGTGACATTGTAGCATAGATATGGtggaaaatgtccaaatatcggccatgaaaatccccccccccccccccaaaaaaaaatcggCAGCACAATATGGGCATCGGTAATAGAAAAAACCATATCACTCTGTAGTAACAGACTAAATCCAGGTAAAAACCATTTGATAAACCAAATAAATTCATGAAAACAACTTTTTTAAGGTATCAATGATTCTTCAATCCTCTGCAGATTTTAGATTGCATCACTATGATGACAGGTGACTGCACCCTTAACGTACAACCGAGAAAATCCAGATTTTCCAGAATGAGTTGAACAACCTGGCTGACTGGCTTTCCTTTAACAAAATGTCGCACCAAAGgtttagaaatcatcacaaatacGCTTTTCTGCATAAATGTTCCCCCCAGGAACATTTAGAAACATGCCTGCTGCAGACAGTGGCATGTTTATTAAACTCACCTCAACTCCTGTGTAGTGCTCAAAGAAGAACAGGACCATGCTCTGGTACATGCAGTACAATCGGTCGTCCAACTTGTGGTAAAGTCTTGCTGGTAATACTGATGAAAGTAGTTTCCAAGCCAGCCATGTTAAAACATAAGCTGGAGCAGTTCCCAGCATGATAGTAGCTGGAAACCAATACCGCAGCGAGTATGTGTGCACAACCAAAGAGAGCAGCATGTTTCCACCTCTAAGGAGTCCCTGAAGTTTTTCTCTTGAACGTGACAAAGTTACACAAAACCCTATCTACATCACAGCACACCTGGCCTACTTTCAGCACACCTGGCCCGAGAGGTCAGCATAAGAAAAGGAAGAAGCTGCAGCAGTAAAGCAAAAATTTAACCTTGTGTGCAAATCGCAGTTTGACGAAAAGAGCTCAAGATGCCACACATGGATAAAAAAACTGACTTAAAGTCTTCCGGTTAGAAAcgacattttaaaaagaaaacgGAAAACGACCTCAACGCGAACTCCGTCCGTTTCCTGCTGAAGTTGAGAAAAAGCGTTAGCCGAAATTTAACATGCTTAGCTAGGCTAAAAGTTTTGTCCTTCTAAATTCAACTCACGTTTCTGATACGAGAACAATAACGACGTTTAATAAACAAGTTAACTGAGTTGCTTAAAATAAAACTATAATTTATTTCGTGTCTCGGCTCATTTTCATCCGGCTCCTAGCGGTGTCTAGCTTCCAGCAGCGAATGTCACACACGCCACCTACGTAACAGCACGTTGAAGCATCGAAAAAGCTGATTGGCCGAGTGACGTAAAACGAGTTAGCCAATTGGCGGGTGCGCACATTTAAAGCAGCACGTGGGTTTTATTCTACAACTTTCACTCTTACAAAACCTACGTAAGACTTTTATATTTTAGACTAATTTTTTAACAT
This window contains:
- the agpat5 gene encoding 1-acyl-sn-glycerol-3-phosphate acyltransferase epsilon — protein: MLLSLVVHTYSLRYWFPATIMLGTAPAYVLTWLAWKLLSSVLPARLYHKLDDRLYCMYQSMVLFFFEHYTGVEIVVYGDIPKTKENVIYLSNHQCTTDWIIADMLAIRQSALGHVRYVLKDGLKWLPMYGWYFSQHGGVFVKRSAKFNEKAMRRKLLYQARCGAPMYLVIFPEGTRYNPELKNVIADSQAFAAKEGLAVLKHTLTPRFKASHIAVEIMKDNLDAVYDVTVAYEGTLDSCGRRKAAPSMAEFLCKECPRVHVHFERVKLRDIPSEYVYFRRWMNDQFEKKDRLLTDFYESEDPEKRFRFPGEGRPSQLKLYKTLPSLVILGGLTLPMLLTERGRKLYVRTWVYGTLLGWLWVNISP